The following are encoded together in the Eptesicus fuscus isolate TK198812 chromosome 16, DD_ASM_mEF_20220401, whole genome shotgun sequence genome:
- the EVA1A gene encoding protein eva-1 homolog A isoform X1 — protein sequence MRQADQSTQRREGGATVIQLKHPWEAPLDATWRLPFRRSTEPLTAQRMDMALLSNILATYSFVSENPERAALYFVSGVCIGLVLTLAALVVRLSCRVDCRRHSRSRKKFLPDQESSSDSSDSSDSEDGSSDISVRRHRRFERTLNKNVFTSAEELERAQRLEERERIIREIWMNGQPEVPGTRSLNRYY from the exons ATGAGGCAAGCTGATCAAAGTACACAG agaagagagggaggagccaCAGTGATCCAGCTGAAGCATCCCTGGGAGGCGCCTCTGGATGCCACGTGGAGGCTGCCCTTCCGCCGCAGCACGGAGCCTCTGACTGCCCAGCGCATGGACATGGCTCTGCTCAGCAACATCCTAGCCACCTATTCCTTTGTCTCAG AAAACCCTGAGCGAGCAGCCCTGTACTTCGTCTCGGGCGTGTGCATCGGGCTGGTCCTCACCCTGGCTGCCCTGGTGGTGAGGCTCTCCTGCCGCGTGGACTGTCGGCGGCATTCCCGTTCCCGGAAGAAGTTCCTGCCGGACCAAGAgagcagcagtgacagcagcgaCAGCAGCGACAGCGAGGATGGCAGCTCTGACATCTCGGTCCGGAGGCACCGCCGCTTTGAGAGGACTCTGAACAAGAACGTCTTCACGTCGGCGGAGGAGCTGGAGCGCGCGCAGCGGCTGGAGGAGCGGGAGCGCATCATCAGGGAGATCTGGATGAATGGGCAGCCCGAGGTGCCCGGGACCCGGAGCCTGAACCGCTACTACTAG
- the EVA1A gene encoding protein eva-1 homolog A isoform X2, protein MDMALLSNILATYSFVSENPERAALYFVSGVCIGLVLTLAALVVRLSCRVDCRRHSRSRKKFLPDQESSSDSSDSSDSEDGSSDISVRRHRRFERTLNKNVFTSAEELERAQRLEERERIIREIWMNGQPEVPGTRSLNRYY, encoded by the exons ATGGACATGGCTCTGCTCAGCAACATCCTAGCCACCTATTCCTTTGTCTCAG AAAACCCTGAGCGAGCAGCCCTGTACTTCGTCTCGGGCGTGTGCATCGGGCTGGTCCTCACCCTGGCTGCCCTGGTGGTGAGGCTCTCCTGCCGCGTGGACTGTCGGCGGCATTCCCGTTCCCGGAAGAAGTTCCTGCCGGACCAAGAgagcagcagtgacagcagcgaCAGCAGCGACAGCGAGGATGGCAGCTCTGACATCTCGGTCCGGAGGCACCGCCGCTTTGAGAGGACTCTGAACAAGAACGTCTTCACGTCGGCGGAGGAGCTGGAGCGCGCGCAGCGGCTGGAGGAGCGGGAGCGCATCATCAGGGAGATCTGGATGAATGGGCAGCCCGAGGTGCCCGGGACCCGGAGCCTGAACCGCTACTACTAG